The Kribbella jejuensis region TGATCAGGGCCGTCGCCACCCCGCCGCCCGCGCCCTGCACGAGCACGGTGTCGCCTGGCTTGAGCCCGGACTGCGTGAACAGCATCCGGTACGCCGTCAACCAGGCCGTCGGCAGGCAGGCCGCCTGCTCGAACGACATCCCGGCGGGCTTCGGTACGACGTTGCGCGCCGGCACCGCGACCTTCTGCGCCAGCGTGCCTTGGTACCGCTCGCTCAGCAGCGACCGCTTCGGGTCGAGCGTCTCGTCGCCCTTCCACGCCGGGTCCGAGACCACCGCGTGGACGACCACCTCCTGGCCGTCCGGGTCCACGCCGGCCGCGTCGCAGCCGAGGATCATCGGCAGGTTCTGCTCGGCCAGCCCGACCCCCTTCAGCGACCACAGGTCGTGGTGGTTGAGCGCAGTCGCCCGTACGTCGATCGTCACCCACCCCTCGGGCACGGTCGGCTCGGGCCGCTCCCCCACCTCCAACGCGGCGATCGGGTTGTCGGCATCGAACTTGGCAGCGTAGGCAGCAAGCATGCAAACCACCCTAGGCCTTCATTGTCTGGCCCTCAGTAACCGACATCACCGCGACTCCCCCCACCCGAACCGCACCAACCCCACTCAGGGGCGGGCGACGCCGTCGGTTTGGGCGGCGG contains the following coding sequences:
- a CDS encoding zinc-binding dehydrogenase — encoded protein: MLAAYAAKFDADNPIAALEVGERPEPTVPEGWVTIDVRATALNHHDLWSLKGVGLAEQNLPMILGCDAAGVDPDGQEVVVHAVVSDPAWKGDETLDPKRSLLSERYQGTLAQKVAVPARNVVPKPAGMSFEQAACLPTAWLTAYRMLFTQSGLKPGDTVLVQGAGGGVATALITLARAAGIRVWATSRDESKRARAVEIGAHESFESGARLPERVDAVMETVGQATWSHSLKSLKQGGTLVISGATSGQAPKSAELNRIFFLQLRVQGSTMGTRTELAELVQFMENAGISPHIDSVLPLAEARAGFEKMNAGDVFGKIVFTV